The genomic region TGTGACGGCCGCCTTCTTCTTTGCTCAGCACGTACACTTCAGCTTCGAACTTGGTGTGCGGCTTAACCGAACCCGGCTTAACCAGAACCTGGCCACGCTCAACGTCGTCACGCTTGGTACCACGCAGCAGAACGCCGCAGTTCTCGCCAGCACGACCTTCGTCGAGCAGTTTACGGAACATTTCAACACCGGTGCAGGTGGTGACGGTGGTGTCACGCAGACCAACGATTTCCAGTGGATCTTGAACCTTGACGATACCGCGCTCGATACGACCAGTTACAACAGTACCGCGACCGGAGATCGAGAATACGTCTTCGATTGGCATCAGGAACGGCTTGTCGATAACACGGACTGGATCTGGGATGTAGCTGTCCAGAGTCTCAACCAGTTTACGAACGGACGTGGTGCCCATTTCGTTATCGTCTTTGCCTTCCAGAGCCATACGAGCAGAACCGATGATGATCGGAGTGTCGTCACCTGGGAAGTCGTAAGTGCTCAGCAGATCGCGCACTTCCATCTCAACCAGTTCCAGCAGCTCAGCGTCGTCTACCAGATCAGCCTTGTTCAGGTAAACCACGATGTACGGAACGCCAACCTGACGGGACAGCAGGATGTGCTCACGGGTTTGTGGCATCGGACCATCAGCGGCCGAACAAACCAGGATTGCGCCGTCCATCTGGGCAGCACCGGTGATCATGTTCTTCACATAGTCAGCGTGACCTGGGCAGTCAACGTGAGCGTAGTGACGGATCAGCGAGTTGTATTCAACGTGCGCGGTGTTGATGGTGATACCACGAGCTTTTTCTTCTGGTGCGCTGTCGATTTTATCGAAATCAACGATTGCAGAACCGAATACTTCGGAGCAAACGCGAGTCAGAGCAGCAGTCAGAGTGGTTTTACCGTGGTCAACGTGACCGATGGTGCCAACGTTGACGTGCGGTAGGGAACGATCAAATTTTTCTTTAGCCACGACAATTAACTCCTTGCCTAAAGGACTGAATCAGCCTTGTTTTTTGGATACAGTTTCAGCGATGTGCGCCGGAGCTGTGTTGTATTTTTTGAATTCCATAGAGTAGCTTGCGCGACCCTGGGACATGGAGCGAACGTCGGTCGCATAACCGAACATCTCACCCAACGGAACCTCAGCGCGAATCACTTTGCCGGAAACCGTGTCTTCCATACCCAAGATCATGCCGCGACGACGGTTAAGGTCGCCCATGACATCACCCATATAGTCTTCAGGTGTAACAACTTCTACCGCCA from Pseudomonas synxantha harbors:
- the tuf gene encoding elongation factor Tu, with the translated sequence MAKEKFDRSLPHVNVGTIGHVDHGKTTLTAALTRVCSEVFGSAIVDFDKIDSAPEEKARGITINTAHVEYNSLIRHYAHVDCPGHADYVKNMITGAAQMDGAILVCSAADGPMPQTREHILLSRQVGVPYIVVYLNKADLVDDAELLELVEMEVRDLLSTYDFPGDDTPIIIGSARMALEGKDDNEMGTTSVRKLVETLDSYIPDPVRVIDKPFLMPIEDVFSISGRGTVVTGRIERGIVKVQDPLEIVGLRDTTVTTCTGVEMFRKLLDEGRAGENCGVLLRGTKRDDVERGQVLVKPGSVKPHTKFEAEVYVLSKEEGGRHTPFFKGYRPQFYFRTTDVTGNCELPEGVEMVMPGDNIKMVVTLIKTIAMEDGLRFAIREGGRTVGAGVVAKIIE